Below is a window of Nicotiana tabacum cultivar K326 chromosome 19, ASM71507v2, whole genome shotgun sequence DNA.
agaaaataataattttccataaaaatccgaaaattaccTCAAAAAACGCCTGTGGGGCTCACGTCTCAGAattcgacaaaagttacaaaattcggaagcccattgaaccacgagtctaaccataccaattttatcaaaatccgaccccaactcgaccctcaaatcttcaatttaaactaagagggtttttaaattttcccaactcaattcaccaattaaatgataaaaacaaccatggattcgggtaatttaaccaatttTGAGTTAAGAATATTTACCCGGTTATTTTCTctaaaaatcacccaaaaatcgtctcaatccgagctccaaatcgtcaaaaactgaaaatgggacgaagttccattttcagaacttaaactatctgcccagacatttgctctacgcgatcgcgaacattcccacgcgatcgcgaagaactaTTTTTCATCGCCCAGATTTTACTCTAAACGATCGCGAATTTTTCTACGCAatcgcgatgcacaacatcacagacatatgcgatcgcggacaagtccacgcgatcgcgaagcacaaaatgcgtGACTTCTACTCCGCTCCACTTACTCTAtcgttcgcgagtcacaaaattccagagctacgcgatcgcatctcgcttcacgcgatcgcgaagcacaaaatgccattGCCTCatattaaccctacgcgatcgcagatatccccacgcgatcgTGTAGAACAAAAACCCTCACTGACcaaataagcctacgcgatcgcaaacgcATTCACGctatcgcgtagaaggaaaacattaTCAGATAttagaaaattccagcagctattcaagtccaaatttttaatccgttaaccatctaaaactcactcgagcccctcgggacctcgaccaaatataccaacaagtcctaaaacatcatacggacttagtcgaaccctcaaatcacctcaaacaacgctaaaaccatgaattacatcctaattcaagtctaatgaactttgaaatttctaatttttacaaacgactccggaacctatcaaatcacgttcgattgacctcaaattttgcacacaagtcataaatgacataacagaggtatttcaattttcagaatcggattccgaccccgatatcaaaaagtcaaccccggtcaaacttctcaaaaattaaactttcggcatttcaagcttaattcctctacggacttccaaataatattccggacacgctcctaagcccaaaatcaccatacggagctattagaatcataaaaattcaaatccgaggtcgtttacccatatgtccatatccggtccacttttctaacttaaattttcaattatgagactaagtgtctcatttcacttcgagtttcttccgaacccgaaccaactaacccgataagtcataaatcagttgcaagatataaattgagcagtaaataaagaaacggagttataatatttaaaacgaccgaccgggtcgttacagtttcaaagacttaaaatccaaaatttgaagCCAACCATTTGTACTTTGACTACATTTGTGAATTCGCTGCTTGTTTCTtcgtaaaagaaacaaaaagttgGGTTATTGAAATATTCATTCATGTTTATCAGAAGTATAAGATATAGTAGGTTATATATTCTGCTAAAAGTAACATAAATATTAAGAAaattaatttggaagaaattATATACGTTAAAATCTTAATAGAATTTacagtcctaaatattaggagtttttatttaactcaaataaggaaagatttaataaccaaaattttagGTAATCTCAGattcttaaatattaggaaaatcatttaaattataattttgttcaATATGAAATATATTTTAAGAGGTAAAAAATGTGAACGTCATTTTGCTAAGagccttcgtacttttaatatagtataaatagatatagatagatagatgcgtatcatatatataattttttttcctttttggctAGCGAATGCAATTAGTTTTTACCGACCAACCAATTTGATATTTTGCCTCACAAATTCGATTGTTTAACCTCTTTGAAatcacatcaactttcttgataatTTCATTGCGACCCACTTAAGACAAGTGAAGTCCTCACTTAATCATGTCCTCAAAATCAAATCTTTTTCGCTTATATGAGAAATCCGGGAACATGTACCAAGCCAATCTTCAATTCTATACTAAAAatccaatcttttttcatctttGGAAAAGTTACGAAATAATATTAAATACAACATAGTGACGCAAATGATTCCAATGTCAATATAACCGAATTTCTCCAACGACCAAATAGTACTAAAGGACacaaaagtatatataaaaagcAAAGAGTCCGAGTCCGAGTTCGAGTTAAACTACGAAAGAAGCCAAAGAACAAGTCCGTGGACTAACCACTGGTAAACAACCCGTTTCATATACAATGATTTGCTTTACTGGAAATTTTGTCCTAGAACTAATCCACACAATTTTGTCTAATTGAAGCTTTTAACAAGGTATTGCGTCTCCCTGTAATACATTATCTTCCTAtcataatttagttctatatttTAATTTATGGGTGCTCTATTACATTGTCCACTTTCATGTTCCAATATAAATAAATGTAGGTGCGATTCGATTCGATGGTAATCACCCTCCTCAAAATCATATATTAACAATCCATCTTTGGTCTAACCGACTTTTCTGACGTTCTATTAATTATGTTCCAAATAAGTAATAGGGGTTTGATATTACAAAAGAGGAAAAATTTCATTGTTATGCCAACCTAATTAGGAAAGGTTTTTAGAAAATTAACTAGTACTAGTACCCATGCGATTGCTGATATAAACATGTCAAATTGTGATTTGGTTATTTGAATTATGAGCAGATAACGTTAAATAAACTTTTCAGATAAAAAATATACTCCCTTCATTCATATTTAGTTGTACACTTTAACTTTGTACTccctttaagaaaaaataaacgaAGTATAGACTTTATATTTTTACCCATAATAATGATAGCGTTTCACAAAAGTATTgaaaaatgaattagaaattaGTAGTTAATTGTAAGgctaaaacaagaaagaaaatttatttttcacttgtcttgctaaaatatataagtaaaagtaaaatatatttttaatatagtggacaagtaaaaatgaTCGAAAAGATTagataattattaaatattaatttttttttgataaaaagtTATTACTTAAAGTGCTAGTTTACCAATTCATGTAGAAAAAATTAATACATTTCAAATAGTATATCAGAAACATGTTTCTACAAAATCCGAGAGACATGGGAGGTACTGCTATATAGTGATTTCTGTCTGGAGGTTTTCGTAATTACTCTTTATCGAGAAAAGGTAGAAAGATTAAGGTgacaaaaaatttattttaaaaaactagATATTGAAACAttcaataaaaaaacaaaaaaaacagtaAATTATGTTTATGAGACATAGAGCATTAACATGGTACGATTGGCCGTAAATTACTGAAGATTTGACTTAGTCTTACATtaagaattttcttaaaaaataatcaCATAAAACGAGGAAATAAACGTCATTGACCAAAAGAAAGAATTTCAGTATTTTTGGGGTTTAAGATGGACCGCAAAATCAATTGAACAATCCGAAAAGGTAGAGTCTCACGCTAAGTGTTTAACTCCCACGGGTGGGTCTGAGGAGGATAAAATGTACGCAACATTACTCATATTCTAAAAAGGCAAATAAATTATTTACGATGAACCCTTGACTAAACGCTCAGTGTTTACATTAAATATATAAATACACAATATGTGTCTTGCAAACATGTATCACCAACGCAATAATTAAGTAATATACATTTTTACTTTTATCttaaatattcaaattaaattaCTTGATTTAGTATAAACATAAGATGCCACTAAATTTTTGCCCCATACATTCTTATCAGCATCTCTTcttctcatcctataattgtatgattatttattggagtaatagtaaatttaaaaaaatgttaATATCATTTTGGACCAATCAGTTCGGCTAAAACGAAAGTTATTTTGGATCGAAGTAAGGCTTACTTGTAAGTTGTATTACCTTTGaccaaaatattaaaaaaataaatctcaagaagaaaggaaataaggaaaagaagaaaaaaaaccgTTTTCTCCTCCTTTTGGACCattattgttattttaaaaattaaaccgAGATAACGTAGgacaaaaatatcaaagaaaaataagtacttgttatgaaaataattattgttatgaaaataattattgtggatgttcatttattactccgatatagataatcttcctaaaaaggattatccatttagtactctgttgaagtttatctacaagcagctgatgcagacaggttgcaagcagctcaatgaaatgatttgcaacaacttcttattaaacaggcaggttacAAGCAGCTTATGCatacagcttacaagcagctaaagaaaagccttgcaactgcttcctgaaaagcctcgcaactgcttcttttcttctataaatagaagagttttcagtttattatatacatacgtttgaagtttgaataatatatcattTTCTCTCTAtgcttgtctttactttacagtctttatttataatacgttatcagcacgagactctgtcatctcgagaaaatactttgaaagtatcagagaatatggataatcctcaaattttgtttggatcaaagaccaatcatgaagatatttgtgtaattgatagtggaacaacccATGCCATATTCaaggatcagaaatactttttcttatttgcataaggaaaaagcaaacgtttcaacaatttctggtaatataagtttgtttgaaggctccggaagagtcATTATATTTCTGTcaaagggaacaaaacttattatcgacaatgcattattctcctccaaaTCCCGAAGAAAcctgttgagttttatagatatccgccgaaatgggtattatgttgagacaatagatgaaatgaacgtggaatatctttgtattacaaagaatatttctggccagaaatgcattgtagaaaagttaccaactttatcttttggcttatacaattcaaaaattagtacagttgaagcacactctatcgtaaaccagaagtttacggattcaaatacttttgtgctttggcatggccgtttgggccatcctggatcaataatgatgagacgaattactgaaaattcaagtgggcatccattaaagaacctgaagattcttacaaataatgaattttcttgtgatgcttgttatcaaggcaaaatgatcactagaccatcaccaatgaaggttggcattgaatcccctgcctttttagaacgtatatatggggatatatgtggacatattcacccaccaagtgggctgtttaaatattttatggtcctaatagatgcatcttcaagatggtctcatgtgtgcctactgtcatctcgcaacctagcgtttgcaaagttattagcccaaataattcgattaagggcacaattctcagattatcctataaagactattcgccttgataaatgctggagaattctcatctcaaacttttgatgattactgtatatcagttgggataaaagttgaacatcatgtagcttatgttcatactcaaaatggccttgcagagtcatttattaaacacATGCagttgatagcaagaccactacttatgaaaataaatttgcccactactgtttggggccatgctatcttgcacgcagcatcacttatccgtctcagaccgacacattataataaatattctccgtcacaattagttttttggtcatgaactaaatattgcccatctacgaatttttggatgtgttgtatatgtgccagtagcaccaccacatcgcagtaagatgggcccgcagagaaggttaggaatatatgttgggtttgaattatcctctattattcgctatcttgaatcATTGatgggagatttatttactgctcgattttgcagattgtcgatttgataaaataaatttcccaaaattagggggagagaaaaaggaaatcaaaagagaaattgtgtggaaagtttaatcattatctcactttgatccatgtacccctatatgtaatcaggaagTCCATAAGGTCATcaatttacagaatatagcaaataaaatgccagacgcatttactgatttgaaaaggataactaagtcacatatccctgcagagaatgtgcctatccgaattgatgtccaaGCAGGaacatctactagcatgagagctagtgaacctaaagcacgcctgaagcgtggtaggcctttgggttataaggatcgaaatcctagaaaaagaaaatcaaaaaatgatattatgaagggatctcctgaatagacccaagatctgattagttctgagattcctgaagaaatcaatgaacccgagactcaagtgagtgaggaacttttaataagttctactggtgatgggattaatttaaatcgatctaaaatagtggtggataatatttttgcatataatgttgcacttaacattatgcaagatagtgaggattgtGAACCCCAATCtatcgaagaatgtcgacaaagatctgattggccaaaatcgcaagagtcaattcaatcggaattgaagtcacttgctaaaagagaggtctttggatcATTAGTCCAAACACCTGTTGGTATAAAGCAGTTGGTCATAAATaagtttttgtgcgaaaaaggaatgataaaaataaagttgaaagatacaaggctcgccttgttgcacaaggattctcacaacgacctgagtcgattatgaagaaacatattcacccgttatggatgccataacatttcgatatctcatcagtttaaccttacgtgaaaggcttgaaatatatctaatggatgtggttacagcttatctatacgggtcacttgataatgaaatttacataaaaatccttgaaagatttaaaatgtctgaagcatattcaaaatctcgggatatgtactcaatcagattacaaagatctttgtacggtttaaagcaatctagGCGCATGTGgcataatcgcctcagtgaatatttgttgaaagagggttacataaataatgttatttgtccatgtatttttataaagaaaatggcttcagaatttgttatacttgttatttatgttgatgacataaatcttgttggaactccagaagagctccaaaaggcaattgaatatcttaagaaagaatttaagatgaaagatcttggaaagacaaaactttgtcttggtctgcagattgaatatttagcagacgGGGTggtctttatccatcaatctgcctatacagaaagggtcttaaaacacttttacatggacaaagtgcacccattgagtacaccaatggttgttcgatcattTGAAGTGAAAAAGATTtattccgacctccagaagaggatgaggaactccttggtcccgaagtaccctatctcagtgcaattggcgCACTGATGTATCTTGCTAATGTTACAAGGcttgacatagcattttctgttaatttactagcaagatatagttcttctcctacacggagacattggaatgggattaagTATATTTtacgatatttaaagggaactcttgatatgggtttgttttatgctaacaaaggtagtgcagatcttgttggttatgcagatgcaagttatttatctgatccccataatgCTCGATCTCAAATCGGATACgtatttacatgtggaggtattgtcatatcatggcgctccacaaagcaatcaattgttgctacttcttcaaatcatgctgagataataactattcatgaagcaagtagggaatgcgtatggttgagatcagtgattcattttattcaagaaaaatatggtttggaatgtgataaaagacccacaattttatacgaagacaatgatgcatgcatagcccaattaaagagAGGATTTATAAAAGAAGATAGAACGAAGtatatttcaccaaaattattctacaaacatgatcttcagaaaaatggtgacatcgaCGTGTaataaatccgttcaagtgacaatccaacagatttgttcactaaatctttaccaacttcaacttttgagaagatggtatacaagattggaatgcggagactcaaatatttgaaacaagatttttattagggggagtgaaatacgcgatgtactcttttttccttactaagctttttcccatagggtttttctTGTAAGATTTTTAATGAGTCATCTAAAAAtgtgtattactaaatatgtgtactctttttccttcactaggattttttccactgaattttttctagtaaggttttaacgaggcacaataccttttaataaacatccaagggggagtgttatgaaaataattattgtggatgtccatttattactccgctatagataatcttcttgaaaaagattattcatttagtactctgttgaaatttatctacaagcagctgatgcaggcaggttgcaagcaactcaatgaaataatttgcaacaacttcttattaaacatacaggttgcaagcagctaaagaaaagccttgcagctgcttcctgaaaagcctcgcagctgcttcatttcttctataaataaaagAGTTTTCAGTTCACTATGTACATAAGTttaaagtttgaataatatatcagtttctctttatacttatttttattttacggTCTTTATTTATAACAGTATTATTTTATTATGGGTTTTAGACAAACTAATTTTAatcagaattagaaaaagaagtaAGCATTTATTACAGCTTAATTAATCGTTTCCTACTGTGTCTCGGGCACACACAGCCACACCTACAGAAACTCGGAGAGAGACACATAATAGAGACGAGtcactctctttctctctctctctctctctctctctttaccCTTATTTACTGTTTCTTTGTAGTACAAATTGTCTAAATTTCTCTGCACCAAAGACGAAACCGTTCATCTTCCATGGAGAGATAGCTATTTTCTATAcagaaaaagcaaaaaagagaatCAAATTTCCACCCAGATAATACCGTTACTTCACGGATCATCTTTTGCCGCTAATTCTGAGGTTTGCTTATCGACCCATTAATTTTCTTGAATATATGTATCTATTTCCTACGAAATTTCAGCTttttatcatcatcatcatcattatctctttttttgtttttgtgaattCACTTGTGCTTACCCAGATTGTTTTTGTCGAAAATAGATAAGCAGCTTTTTTACTTGATACTTTTTTGGCTTTCAATAGGTTTCTTTTTCATACTATGGATCTGCAATTCAATGGAGTTCAAATACTAGCTGTATCtatagaatttaatatttttcaatagtGTTAAGTTTTTGAGCTTTTAGTTCTAATACTTCGCTCGGTGATATctaggagttgactttttttgCCTGGGTTGAATTTACTTGGATAAACAAGGTCAATGAGGATTCTTATAACCGATCCTAACTTGTTTGGGACCGAGGTAGACTTGttcatgttgttgttatactGATGACTTATTTACTGAATTGTGAAATTTTATCTGTTTATTACGGTTGGATAATTTTGGAAATTAAATCCTTTTTCTGCATACTAATGTACTTTATTCCTCATACAGAAGGCACGAGGAATCAACTTTTCAGTTATTCAATGAAGAATGTTTAACCTTGCTGTTCCTTGAATGGTTGTTTATTGGAGCATTAGCGAAAAAAGAGGATAATTTTACTATCCACCAGAGAGAAAGTTTTTATCTTTTCTTGTTGAGTAGGACAATTTAGTTTTTTCTGGTACTTGTATTGAGTCATTCAATAAATTGTTGGTAAATCCCATCTTTTCTGTTTCACGAAATTCATAGGAGAAACAAGATTTACTGTCTCTTTGCCAGCTCTCTCTGGCACTAAGAGGAGAAGTATAGAAGCCCCAGTCAGAAGGTGCGAGAGGTTAGCCTCAGTGGGTATTAGGAGGGGTAGAGTTAGGcctaagaagtcttggggagaggttAATAGGCGGGACATGGCGCAGCTGGAGTTGACTGAGAATATGGCCATAGATAGGAGGTTGTGGAGGTCGAAGATTAGGGTAGAAGCTAGTAGGCAGTCGAGTGTTTCTCTTTGTTCTACTTAGTTTGCtagcattagtgttagtatgatatcCTTCTATTCATTGGCTTTCACTACCTAGAGTTTAATTGCTTTCTTGACTTCGGTATTTTTTATCTTGttgttattcctacttgttgccacctttttctcttctcttctttcatCCGTTCTCCGGCCGAGGgcctatcggaaacagcctctctgcctatcggaaacagcctctctgcccttccagggtaggggtaaggctgcgtacatcttaccctcccaagcagtggcggagccagaattttcacTAAGAgatgtcaaaatataaagaagtaaacaCACGAACAAGTCAAGGGGAGTCAACATATAgtaataaatacatataaaataaaaattaccgAACTGCACAGTGTAATTTTCCGGACTAAGGGGTGTCAAATGACATCCCTTTGgataaggtggctccgccactgctccccagaccccacttgtaagAAATTACtggctgttgttgttgtaaatTGAAATGAAATCGACAATTGTTTTACCAATTGTGTGTTTTAGCTTTTGTTCTTATTGTGATTGCTACCGCATTGTCAGCATATCATAAACTGTTACTATACATTGCTGAAAGTAATATCTTAGTGCATCAGAAGTTACATAACCAATTTAGATTTTCATATATTTTCAGTTTTCACCAGTGATATTATGCTTTAACCTTTTCAAGATATTAACTTATTATAATTTGGATCTTTGACAGCGTTTCCTCACTAGTGCACTCAAGGCCTTGATTTCTCATTGTTGACCTAGATGCAAGGGAACAGAAGCATACTGGATTCCTTTCCTGAAACTATTGATCTTAATCAGGTATCTGTTTCAAATAATGCTTCTGTAGATCCGACAGCCCCTTGGGATAACTTGCTAAATCCAGTAGAGGATCGATTATCAAATTCCATGGTTTCTGCTACTCGAGAAAATCCTAGTTGCACTAATGCTGCTAGTTATAACACTCAGAACCGCGGTGGGTGGGATCATGGTGGGTCGAGCTCCAGTGCTAATCTGCACAACATTGGACATGGTAGTGATTTGAAAATAGGACATGGTTGGGCTTCTTCGTCAAGTAATTATGCCACGACTAATCCAAAGTCAGAAGAAAGGCGATTTGAACCATCCAATATCTTCCTTCCTGAGAGTACCACTAGTGGATATGGTGGAAATCATATGTTTGGCAGCCCTCCAAATTTACCAAATCTTGCCTCGGCTCACAGTCCTGGAAATGCTAACTTAACTGGTGCATACAACCATGGTGACACTCGGCTGGTCGTGAGACCAAGTGTATCTCCAATTGTCCAAACATCTAGTGGCAGATTGGAAGCTGAACGTCCTGCTTCCCATGTCTCTTACAATGTTGGTATGTCTTCAGGTAGTTCTAGTTATTGGGCAGGCCCCCCTGATATATCAAGTTCTTCCATGGGTAATTGGGGTTTATCCTGCAAGCGCAAGGCCCTTGAAGGCAGTTCTAGACAGTCTTGTGGTGGTAGTTCAAGCTCCAATGCAGAACCCGAAAACGTTATACAGCATAATTTTCCAAATCGATATGATGCTTCCAGCGGCTTAAATGTATCACCAGCCTCTGCAAGTGTGCAAAATACTTGTTACTTAGAAAACCTTTTTCCGAGAAATGGGGTTGGTACAGGAGTGGCTGCTTCTGACACATTTCCTCCTTTAAGTGCTAGTGGAGTTGCGGAAACATCTGCGAGAAATTTTGGAGGTGGACCAAATCTTGGGAACCAAGATGCAATTACATTTGGTTTTCCGCCAACTGGGACCGATTTAGGGCGTTCTAGTGGCGGCTCTAGTCTTGTGACTCCTCGAGCTATCTCAGTAACTAATTCCTTGAGCTCCAGACAGCCAATTCCACTGCCAACAAATTCAGGTAACCCAGGAAGCCATTCTGGTGGAATGCGCATTTCTGGTGTTCCTAGAGGTTTGCATCCAGTTCCTTGGAATGCATCTCCAAATTCACGAGGTGGTAGTTCATCAAGTCCAAATATGGTTTCTGGAGAT
It encodes the following:
- the LOC107765500 gene encoding E3 ubiquitin-protein ligase MBR2, whose product is MQGNRSILDSFPETIDLNQVSVSNNASVDPTAPWDNLLNPVEDRLSNSMVSATRENPSCTNAASYNTQNRGGWDHGGSSSSANLHNIGHGSDLKIGHGWASSSSNYATTNPKSEERRFEPSNIFLPESTTSGYGGNHMFGSPPNLPNLASAHSPGNANLTGAYNHGDTRLVVRPSVSPIVQTSSGRLEAERPASHVSYNVGMSSGSSSYWAGPPDISSSSMGNWGLSCKRKALEGSSRQSCGGSSSSNAEPENVIQHNFPNRYDASSGLNVSPASASVQNTCYLENLFPRNGVGTGVAASDTFPPLSASGVAETSARNFGGGPNLGNQDAITFGFPPTGTDLGRSSGGSSLVTPRAISVTNSLSSRQPIPLPTNSGNPGSHSGGMRISGVPRGLHPVPWNASPNSRGGSSSSPNMVSGDRYAALQAEANFRSSIRNNREPHPFVPAPETRNMVHDPTNWSLATSNASYSRNTPSSSASGHGTSALTFPTAWMPNQNSATSSNHSFSEFAPWTPVGSGSGSQRGPFSLLPSAASSLEEAEMSSRSSSRGSSSRRNHQLHLRSTSVADFSGNDVDGWRGLAADIEGRHRLIRQVLRAMRRAENMRSEDYMMFDPFVNGVAELHDRHRDMRLDVDNMSYEELLALEERIGNVNTGLSEETILGHMKQRKHEPLYGGSSSNMEPCCICREEYITGDDMGILDCGHEFHCSCIKQWLMLKNLCPICKMTALDA